The Etheostoma cragini isolate CJK2018 chromosome 15, CSU_Ecrag_1.0, whole genome shotgun sequence genome window below encodes:
- the ankrd40 gene encoding ankyrin repeat domain-containing protein 40, which translates to MSTTSLDKELQERLREASAIGDIDEVRTLVESGVNVNSQNEINGWTCLHWACKRNHKHIVSYLLTYGADKEILTAKDELASQLTSKPEIKRLLGVEVEEVPEVKEPELPIIPNYLSNPAFMYSKMDNRSEIILAQHLTQNGSGEHSEDMHSDSPSLSPTHEPQKSQNLLSDGPPPPPNPTSDSQAQAGEFIPVTEQNGASPSPTPSHNHVVVNCTVPMDLSVEPHLVNHGDYSHAVAHNGTMCSPPLASPSPSLASSSGSQVQAPVASANPTMSRQQSIPQQLSYGQAGGPMPAFQPFFFTSTFPVNVQELVLKVRIQNPNARENDFIEVELDRQELTYRSLLRVCCRELDISAEHVEKIRKLPNTMLRKDKDVARLQDFQELEVVLEKAEGLSLFSGTGALTDRPCYNMKASRLTY; encoded by the exons ATGTCCACCACTTCGTTGGATAAAGAATTACAGGAGCGACTGAGAGAGGCGTCTGCCATCGGGGACATCGACGAAGTGCGGACATTAGTGGAGAGTGGAGTAAACGTCAATTCACAGAATGAAATAAATGGCTG GACATGCCTGCACTGGGCCTGCAAGAGGAACCATAAGCACATAGTGTCCTACTTACTCACTTATGGAGCAGACAAAGAAATCCTCACGGCTAAGGATGAGTTGGCCTCACAACTTACATCCAAACCAGAGATCAAACGGCTTTTAGGAG TTGAAGTGGAGGAAGTGCCTGAAGTCAAGGAGCCTGAGTTACCAATCATCCCCAACTACCTGTCTAACCCGGCCTTCATGTATTCCAAGATGGATAACAGATCAGAGATCATCCTGGCACAGCACCTTACACAGAATGGTTCTGGAGAGCACAGTGAGGATATGCACAGCGATTCACCTTCGCTTTCACCGACTCATGagcctcagaaatcacagaACCTGCTCTCTGACggcccccctcctcccccaaaCCCTACCTCTGACAGCCAAGCCCAGGCTGGAGAATTCATTCCTGTAACTGAGCAAAATGGTGCGTCACCCAGCCCGACCCCATCCCACAATCATGTCGTCGTTAACTGCACAGTGCCCATGGACCTGTCAGTTGAGCCTCACCTTGTCAACCATGGCGACTACTCGCATGCAGTGGCACATAATGGCACCATGTGCTCGCCTCCCTTGGCCTCACCCAGCCCCAGCCTGGCCAGCAGCAGTGGGAGCCAGGTCCAGGCCCCGGTGGCCAGCGCTAACCCAACCATGAGCAGGCAGCAGTCTATTCCACAGCAGCTGAGCTATGGCCAAGCTGGTGGGCCCATGCCAGCCTTCCAGCCTTTCTTCTTCACCAGCACCTTCCCAGTCAACGTGCAAG AGTTGGTGCTGAAGGTGCGTATCCAGAACCCCAACGCTCGGGAGAATGACTTCATTGAAGTCGAGCTAGACCGCCAGGAGCTTACCTACCGTTCCCTTCTGAGGGTCTGTTGCCGCGAGTTGGATATCAGCGCTGAGCACGTGGAGAAGATCCGCAAGCTGCCGAACACCATGTTGAGAAAG GACAAGGACGTAGCTCGGCTGCAGGACTTTCAGGAGCTTGAGGTTGTATTAGAGAAAGCAGAGGGCTTGTCCCTGTTCTCTGGGACTGGGGCCCTAACAGACAGACCCTGCTACAACATGAAGGCCTCCCGCCTCACCTACTAG
- the wfikkn2a gene encoding WAP, Kazal, immunoglobulin, Kunitz and NTR domain-containing protein 2: MWWMLFPRWIWFLLGHCYTILLYMDSCSVRAMPMSVAKVVYSHAGLCPNDLNPNLWVDAMSTCMRECESDQDCETFEKCCPNVCGNKSCVASRYIDVKGNKGPIGMPEGATCDKFMCSQQGSECDIWDGQPVCKCRDRCERYPHFTCASDGMTYYNKCYMDAEACSKGISISEVTCRYHLTWPNTSPIPAETTLHPTTALQTTLPADIQLPTIHSGPTQLAVFVGETASFLCDVSGKPHPEITWEKQLKGKDNTIMRPNHVRGNVVVTNIGQLVIYNAQFQDAGIYTCTAKNVGGSVSSHFPLVVIRKEAKGKNAEGNGTNLPFSAEECLKRPDTDDCGEESMSWYYEPKRNNCFTFTYSQCNKNRNHFNTFEACMLSCGGELAAPCSLPSLQGPCKAYEPRWAYSSGLKKCQSFVYGGCGGNENNFESKEACEEMCPFPKNHNCKICKPRAKMVTSFCKSDFVILGRVTELTEEQESGHALVTLEEILKDDKMGLRFFGKEPLEVTLLNMDWNCPCPNITTADGQLIIMGDVQNGMAVLQPNSFVGSSSTRRIRKLREVIHKKTCDFLKDFSAVQ; the protein is encoded by the exons ATGTGGTGGATGCTGTTTCCACGATGGATTTGGTTTCTTCTGGGACATTGTTATACAATACTCCTTTATATGGACAGCTGCAGTGTGAGAGCAATGCCCATGTCCGTGGCAAAAGTGGTGTACTCTCACGCAGGTCTGTGCCCGAATGACCTGAATCCCAACCTGTGGGTGGATGCTATGAGCACCTGCATGCGCGAGTGTGAATCTGACCAG GACTGCGAGACATTCGAGAAGTGCTGCCCTAATGTCTGTGGTAACAAGAGCTGTGTAGCATCACGCTACATAGACGTCAAGGGCAACAAGGGCCCCATTGGAATGCCAGAGGGCGCCACCTGCGACAAGTTCATGTGCTCTCAGCAAGGGTCCGAGTGTGACATCTGGGACGGCCAGCCTGTTTGTAAGTGCCGGGACCGCTGTGAGAGATACCCCCACTTCACGTGTGCGTCTGATGGCATGACATACTACAACAAGTGCTACATGGATGCCGAGGCCTGTTCCAAGGGGATCTCTATTTCTGAGGTCACCTGCAG GTACCACCTGACCTGGCCAAACACCAGTCCAATCCCAGCAGAGACGACATTACATCCCACCACCGCCCTCCAGACCACCCTCCCAGCTGACATCCAGCTCCCCACCATACACAGCGGCCCCACCCAACTGGCTGTTTTTGTGGGTGAGACAGCTAGCTTCCTGTGTGATGTCTCTGGGAAACCACATCCGGAAATCACCTGGGAGAAACAACTGAAGGGCAAAGATAACACCATAATGAGACCTAATCATGTCCGAGGCAACGTTGTGGTCACTAACATTGGCCAGCTGGTCATATACAATGCGCAATTTCAGGATGCCGGCATCTATACGTGTACAGCCAAAAACGTTGGGGGAAGTGTATCGTCACACTTTCCATTGGTAGTGATCAGGAAGGAGGCGAAAGGAAAGAATGCAGAGGGGAATGGTACCAACCTGCCATTTTCAGCTGAAGAGTGTCTTAAACGTCCAGACACAGATGACTGTGGAGAAGAGAGCATGAGCTGGTACTATGAACCAAAGAGGAACAATTGCTTCACATTCACCTACAGTCAGTGCAATAAGAACCGTAACCATTTCAACACCTTTGAAGCCTGCATGCTGTCATGTGGAGGAGAGCTGGCTGCTCCGTGTAGCCTACCAAGCCTCCAAGGGCCTTGCAAAGCATATGAGCCTCGCTGGGCTTATAGCAGCGGCCTCAAAAAGTGCCAGTCCTTTGTGTACGGAGGGTGCGGTGGCAACGAGAACAACTTTGAGTCTAAAGAGGCCTGTGAAGAGATGTGTCCCTTTCCGAAAAACCACAACTGCAAGATATGTAAACCCCGAGCCAAGATGGTCACCAGCTTCTGCAAAAGTGACTTTGTGATCCTCGGGCGTGTGACCGAGCTGACGGAGGAGCAAGAGTCTGGCCATGCTTTGGTGACGTTAGAAGAGATTTTGAAGGATGATAAGATGGGTCTGAGGTTTTTTGGCAAAGAGCCCCTGGAGGTGACTCTTCTGAACATGGACTGGAACTGCCCCTGCCCCAATATCACTACAGCCGACGGGCAGCTCATCATCATGGGGGATGTTCAAAACGGGATGGCCGTCCTGCAGCCCAACAGCTTTGTAGGCTCCTCCAGCACGCGTAGAATCAGGAAACTTCGTGAGGTTATTCACAAGAAAACCTGTGATTTCCTTAAAGATTTCTCTGCCGTCCAGTAG